The following are encoded together in the uncultured Sphaerochaeta sp. genome:
- a CDS encoding FeoA family protein — MTIANCKLHTEYLVASIMTTEVDMQEFLFTLGCYPGERIVLISRLPSMYVVDIKNSRYSIDEDLARAICLEKLERSAKPTLASRVV; from the coding sequence ATGACCATCGCAAATTGTAAACTCCACACTGAATACTTGGTTGCCAGTATCATGACCACAGAAGTTGATATGCAGGAATTCCTTTTCACTTTGGGTTGCTATCCTGGTGAAAGGATTGTGCTCATATCCCGATTACCTTCTATGTATGTTGTTGATATCAAGAATTCCCGCTACAGTATTGATGAAGATCTCGCAAGGGCCATATGCCTGGAAAAACTTGAGCGATCGGCTAAGCCAACACTAGCGAGTAGGGTGGTGTGA
- the vapB gene encoding type II toxin-antitoxin system VapB family antitoxin codes for MKIGSVFENNRTQAVRLPADTRFPDQVKKVSVRIVGTTRILEPIHNSWDTFFHPTDEGVTDDFMAERASQYQRERESL; via the coding sequence ATGAAGATTGGATCTGTATTTGAAAACAATAGGACTCAAGCAGTACGGTTGCCTGCAGATACAAGGTTTCCAGACCAGGTGAAAAAAGTCTCTGTGCGGATTGTTGGCACTACCAGGATACTCGAACCGATACATAATTCTTGGGATACTTTTTTTCATCCTACCGATGAGGGTGTCACTGATGATTTTATGGCAGAAAGGGCATCCCAATACCAAAGAGAACGGGAATCATTGTAA
- a CDS encoding bifunctional diguanylate cyclase/phosphodiesterase: MHYFEATLLSIILMLAILVDVLRFPLIKKDRGSRFFAELTIAYSIYLVITIFICLGREGIVLYPIPINRILWTLHYLSFPLLLGMWMHFNALNVIDNEKLVNLLSLIHAIPLAVLTMIALLDISRQQFYPFNAAYEHMLPTPGTTYMLILSFFFCLAMLLPTLGHRKELPGSFLFISMLLPVAFTTSFIAFYVTHTHVMFTMVNSFMMVLYYLIGQRDSVRTDPLTGLPSYTLLKRKMIRIFRFRSPYAVILLDIENFRYFNSRYGQFIGDQILIELADYLRTLANANEVFRISNDQFCLCFPATKEETALSITNQIENRLKHPWILNERSVHIQVNMAIISIPQQAETLEEFKQAVNQLLLEIKTVRSKSLIVYTRESMIDHERKLNIISALRESIKFTDQVVVHYQPIYDAKTEQLVSAEALMRIKDRHLGFLQPGEFISLAEQTGLIVQLTQIVLAKVCKFIKQFPQDYSPLSHIAMNLSGEDFESKTLGKILLNIIEKEGVNPKQIGFEITESVVLQSYETVSDVMIELSLKKITFALDDFGTGYSNLRALIDLPYDYVKFDKSVIHAAENNPSMLSLLTEMLHKMGKCVIAEGVETKEQLALIRSVGIERVQGYYFSKPLEEEIFHNLVVKARKD, translated from the coding sequence ATGCATTATTTTGAAGCCACCTTGCTTTCCATTATTCTCATGCTGGCTATTCTCGTAGATGTCCTAAGATTTCCCTTGATAAAGAAGGACAGAGGGAGCCGCTTTTTTGCAGAATTGACAATAGCCTACTCAATATATCTTGTTATTACTATATTCATCTGTCTCGGGAGAGAGGGTATCGTACTATATCCAATACCTATTAACAGAATCTTATGGACATTGCATTATCTTTCTTTTCCTTTGTTGTTGGGGATGTGGATGCATTTCAATGCTCTCAATGTCATCGACAATGAGAAACTTGTGAATCTTCTCTCGCTGATTCATGCTATTCCGCTTGCAGTACTGACTATGATTGCCCTTCTTGACATATCGAGACAGCAATTTTACCCGTTTAATGCTGCCTATGAACACATGTTGCCCACACCGGGAACCACTTACATGCTTATTCTTTCCTTTTTCTTTTGTTTGGCAATGCTCCTACCTACATTAGGGCATCGAAAAGAACTACCTGGATCATTTTTATTTATTTCTATGCTCTTGCCAGTGGCCTTTACAACGTCGTTCATCGCTTTCTATGTTACACACACCCATGTCATGTTTACGATGGTAAATTCCTTTATGATGGTTCTCTATTACCTAATTGGTCAAAGAGATTCAGTTCGGACCGACCCCTTAACCGGGTTGCCTTCGTATACGCTTCTCAAACGTAAGATGATCCGTATATTCCGGTTTCGTTCCCCATATGCTGTAATCCTTCTTGATATCGAAAATTTCAGATATTTCAACTCCCGCTATGGCCAATTCATTGGAGACCAGATACTTATTGAACTGGCAGACTATTTGCGAACTCTTGCAAATGCAAATGAGGTATTTAGAATTTCCAATGACCAGTTCTGTCTTTGCTTTCCTGCCACTAAAGAAGAAACTGCCCTATCGATTACCAATCAAATAGAAAACAGATTGAAGCACCCCTGGATACTTAACGAGAGATCGGTGCATATCCAAGTAAATATGGCGATAATCAGTATCCCTCAACAAGCGGAAACTTTGGAAGAGTTCAAACAAGCAGTCAACCAATTACTGCTCGAAATCAAAACAGTTCGCAGCAAGTCTCTCATTGTTTATACCCGTGAAAGCATGATCGATCATGAGCGTAAATTAAATATTATCTCCGCCTTACGTGAATCTATAAAATTTACAGATCAGGTCGTAGTGCACTATCAACCAATCTATGATGCAAAAACAGAACAACTCGTTTCGGCAGAAGCATTGATGAGAATAAAGGATCGTCATTTGGGATTCTTACAACCCGGTGAATTCATATCGCTTGCTGAACAGACTGGACTGATTGTTCAACTCACTCAGATTGTACTCGCTAAGGTTTGTAAATTCATAAAACAATTTCCTCAAGATTATTCGCCCTTGAGCCATATAGCCATGAATCTTTCCGGAGAAGATTTTGAATCGAAAACCCTAGGGAAAATACTTTTGAATATTATTGAAAAAGAAGGGGTCAATCCAAAGCAAATAGGGTTTGAGATTACCGAATCAGTGGTCCTTCAATCATATGAGACTGTTTCAGATGTTATGATTGAATTATCATTGAAGAAGATTACTTTTGCTCTGGATGATTTTGGAACAGGGTATTCAAATCTCCGTGCGTTGATTGATCTTCCTTATGATTATGTAAAATTTGATAAAAGCGTCATTCATGCCGCCGAGAATAATCCTTCCATGTTATCCTTATTGACTGAGATGCTCCATAAGATGGGTAAGTGTGTGATTGCAGAAGGTGTTGAAACAAAGGAACAATTAGCCTTGATCAGGAGTGTCGGTATTGAGAGGGTACAAGGATATTATTTCTCAAAACCATTAGAAGAAGAAATTTTTCATAATCTGGTTGTAAAAGCACGAAAGGATTAA
- the thiM gene encoding hydroxyethylthiazole kinase: MDTKQMYSNSTEILQAIRRKKSIIHQITNYVTVQDCANVVLALGGSPIMADAVEEMEDIVRLSNALVLNIGTLNDRTRSSMFTAAHIARDCGIPIILDPVGSGASSYRTDTVQNLISDLVPNVIRGNLSEIRSVAQMSSHTSGVDAAGCDGTEQIEETKEIACNLAQKLGCIVAITGKADIVSDGTSIAIIENGHPALTQITGTGCMSTAMVGACCAVTDDYFSATVTALLCMGIAGEQASDHSGLGSFHTALFDHLSSLDGALLMQRGKLYVK, from the coding sequence ATGGATACGAAACAAATGTACTCAAACAGTACTGAGATACTGCAGGCTATACGTAGGAAGAAATCAATCATTCATCAGATTACCAATTACGTCACGGTACAGGATTGTGCCAATGTAGTCCTCGCCTTGGGAGGCTCTCCCATTATGGCGGATGCTGTGGAAGAGATGGAAGATATTGTTCGCTTGAGCAATGCTTTGGTCCTCAATATCGGGACCCTCAACGACCGAACACGTTCTTCGATGTTCACAGCTGCCCACATTGCGCGAGACTGTGGCATCCCCATCATTCTCGATCCAGTGGGATCGGGAGCTTCCTCCTATAGGACAGATACCGTGCAAAACTTGATTTCTGACCTTGTTCCTAACGTGATTCGCGGGAATCTTTCAGAGATTCGAAGTGTTGCCCAGATGAGCAGTCATACCTCAGGTGTCGATGCTGCTGGCTGTGATGGTACCGAACAGATTGAAGAAACCAAGGAAATTGCTTGTAATCTTGCCCAGAAACTTGGATGTATTGTTGCCATTACCGGCAAGGCCGATATTGTTTCGGATGGTACATCAATAGCAATCATAGAAAATGGTCATCCTGCTCTGACGCAGATTACAGGTACAGGATGCATGAGTACTGCGATGGTCGGGGCCTGCTGTGCGGTAACCGATGACTATTTCTCAGCTACCGTGACGGCCCTGCTTTGTATGGGTATTGCCGGAGAACAAGCGAGCGATCACTCCGGTTTGGGAAGTTTTCATACTGCCTTGTTTGACCATCTCAGCTCCCTCGATGGTGCTCTCTTGATGCAAAGGGGGAAGCTGTATGTCAAATAA
- the thiD gene encoding bifunctional hydroxymethylpyrimidine kinase/phosphomethylpyrimidine kinase encodes MKHVLTIAGSDCSGGAGIQADLKTFAAHGVYGMSVIVSVVAENTQRVIGAQNVSSTLIAGQLQAVFEDIRVDAVKIGMLPSELVMETVAKELKERKPKNIVLDPVMIAKNGFPLMDTKLAQTLADLVLPYANVVTPNIPEAEVLTNMHITSIEDMQEAARKIHGYGTPYVLVKGGHRCDDAADLLYDGNRMLWFNAKRIDTKNTHGTGCTFSSAIAANLALGKPIDQAVEEAKAYVTMAIEHALSLGKGCGPTHHFYDLYNNGLAR; translated from the coding sequence ATGAAACATGTATTGACCATCGCGGGCTCGGATTGCAGCGGCGGTGCCGGCATTCAAGCAGACCTGAAGACATTTGCAGCTCATGGTGTATACGGAATGAGCGTCATTGTCTCTGTCGTCGCAGAGAACACCCAACGGGTGATAGGAGCACAAAACGTTTCTTCAACATTGATAGCTGGGCAGCTACAGGCAGTTTTTGAGGACATCCGTGTCGATGCGGTCAAGATCGGAATGCTACCTTCCGAGTTGGTCATGGAGACAGTCGCCAAAGAGTTGAAGGAAAGAAAACCCAAAAACATTGTACTGGATCCTGTAATGATAGCAAAAAACGGGTTTCCCCTCATGGATACCAAATTGGCACAGACCTTGGCTGATCTGGTATTGCCGTATGCGAATGTGGTAACCCCCAACATTCCCGAGGCAGAAGTCCTTACCAATATGCACATTACTTCAATTGAAGACATGCAAGAGGCAGCACGAAAAATTCACGGGTATGGCACACCCTATGTACTGGTCAAGGGTGGTCACCGCTGTGATGATGCAGCTGATCTGCTATATGACGGAAACAGAATGCTGTGGTTCAACGCAAAACGAATAGATACCAAGAATACGCACGGTACAGGGTGTACTTTCTCATCTGCAATTGCTGCAAACCTTGCATTGGGTAAGCCTATCGATCAAGCAGTGGAAGAAGCAAAGGCGTATGTGACCATGGCCATTGAGCATGCACTGTCTTTGGGGAAAGGATGCGGTCCCACACATCATTTTTATGATCTCTACAACAATGGATTAGCCCGATAA
- the cytX gene encoding putative hydroxymethylpyrimidine transporter CytX: MSNNSPSKGFSNHSLFLIWAGAAISVAEILSGSVLASLGMSFGLVAILLGHIIGGALLYLAAVMSRSLRTSAMESTRYSFGIYGSYAFSGFNILQLVGWTSIMMLQGSRILDQITTTLYGYSNPDLWMIGIALCISAWLLSISRQHAQLNGLVVVLLLLLSLVMGYRLIRDLTFNAVEGTWPMISFWQGVELNIAMCLSWLPLIGDYTQHARKRGGGPLWSAVGYSVVGSCMFALGLGLSLATGSSDIALMLTISGFGLASLFIVFFSTVTTTYLDVYSAGDSFMNIWPLNHGKVLSILFTFISLLIALLLPMDTIEPFLYLIGAIFSPLYALLFVDYFILHRPSAQTNRWDLTNMTLWVLGVVLYFLMQSFLIDVSNSLLIFLVVGGISVLIKRRQKHV, from the coding sequence ATGTCAAATAATTCTCCTTCTAAAGGGTTTTCAAACCATTCATTATTCCTGATTTGGGCAGGGGCAGCAATTTCCGTTGCAGAGATACTCTCTGGAAGTGTACTGGCTTCCCTAGGCATGTCGTTCGGATTGGTGGCAATTCTCCTTGGGCACATCATCGGAGGTGCCCTGTTGTATCTTGCAGCTGTTATGAGCAGATCCTTACGAACTTCGGCGATGGAGTCAACCCGTTACTCATTTGGTATTTATGGATCATATGCTTTCTCAGGTTTCAATATTCTTCAGTTGGTTGGATGGACATCCATCATGATGCTGCAAGGTTCCCGAATTCTTGACCAGATCACCACAACGCTGTATGGATACAGCAATCCCGACCTCTGGATGATCGGGATTGCCCTGTGTATTTCTGCTTGGTTGCTGTCCATATCGCGCCAACATGCACAACTCAATGGTCTGGTGGTTGTCCTGTTGCTGCTGTTGAGCCTGGTGATGGGATATCGGCTTATACGCGATCTTACCTTCAATGCCGTAGAAGGAACATGGCCGATGATTTCCTTCTGGCAGGGAGTGGAATTGAATATCGCCATGTGTCTCTCTTGGCTACCCTTGATAGGGGATTACACCCAACACGCCAGAAAGAGGGGAGGCGGTCCGTTGTGGAGCGCCGTTGGCTATTCGGTTGTTGGGAGCTGTATGTTTGCATTGGGGCTAGGGCTATCCCTGGCTACCGGGAGTTCTGATATTGCATTGATGCTGACAATTTCAGGGTTTGGGCTGGCTTCGCTTTTCATTGTATTCTTTTCGACCGTAACCACCACCTACCTGGATGTATATTCGGCGGGCGATAGTTTCATGAATATCTGGCCGTTGAATCACGGAAAGGTGCTTTCAATACTCTTTACGTTCATCAGCCTGCTCATCGCCCTCCTGCTTCCAATGGATACCATTGAACCGTTTCTGTATCTCATTGGGGCCATATTCTCTCCCCTGTATGCACTGTTGTTTGTCGATTACTTCATCCTTCACAGACCTTCCGCGCAAACAAACCGTTGGGATCTAACAAACATGACACTATGGGTCCTTGGTGTGGTGCTGTACTTTCTGATGCAGTCTTTTCTCATTGATGTAAGTAATTCCCTGCTTATATTCCTTGTGGTCGGAGGAATCAGTGTCCTCATTAAGAGGAGGCAAAAACATGTGTGA
- the thiE gene encoding thiamine phosphate synthase encodes MCEVDYALYMVTDRTLLRTKTLEACVEQALAGGITLVQLREKYLDTETFIALGKRIKRLCDAYEVPLVINDRLDVALGVDAFGLHIGQQDLSVSEARAKLGPKRLLGVSVATVAQAIKAQADGADYLGVGAMFATQTKQDASYVSLQTLAAIRKAVHLPIVTIGGMNKETIPLCAPYGVQGFAVVSALVSQPNVFLAAKELRQCLEAYVHPIPPAINVT; translated from the coding sequence ATGTGTGAGGTGGATTATGCCTTGTATATGGTTACAGATCGAACACTCTTGAGAACGAAGACCTTGGAAGCGTGTGTTGAACAAGCTCTTGCAGGTGGTATCACTTTGGTGCAATTGCGTGAAAAATATCTGGATACTGAAACTTTCATCGCGTTGGGTAAACGGATCAAGCGGCTCTGCGATGCATACGAAGTCCCTCTGGTAATCAATGACCGGCTGGATGTTGCTCTAGGGGTGGATGCTTTTGGATTACATATTGGTCAGCAGGACCTGTCGGTCTCTGAGGCACGTGCAAAACTGGGCCCAAAACGCTTGCTGGGTGTCTCTGTTGCAACTGTGGCCCAGGCTATAAAAGCCCAAGCTGATGGAGCGGACTATCTAGGGGTTGGAGCCATGTTTGCAACCCAAACCAAACAGGATGCATCGTATGTTTCTCTCCAAACATTGGCAGCAATACGCAAGGCGGTGCATTTACCAATCGTGACCATCGGTGGCATGAACAAGGAGACCATCCCGTTGTGTGCTCCGTATGGTGTGCAAGGGTTTGCCGTGGTTTCAGCCCTCGTCAGCCAACCAAATGTTTTTCTTGCTGCCAAGGAGCTGAGACAATGCTTAGAAGCGTATGTTCATCCTATTCCTCCCGCGATAAATGTGACCTGA
- the vapC gene encoding tRNA(fMet)-specific endonuclease VapC produces MLTHLLDTNIVIYVIKRRPEALLDTFNTHAGRMCISSITLGELIHGVEKSSFPERNRRVVEDFVSRLEVLSYNETAAAHYGEIRADLERKGTVIGINDLHIAGHARSQGLILVTNNTREFKRVEGLRVIDWTI; encoded by the coding sequence ATGCTTACACATCTATTAGATACCAATATCGTCATCTATGTAATCAAACGTCGGCCAGAGGCTCTTCTTGATACATTCAACACCCATGCAGGGCGCATGTGCATTAGCTCCATAACATTAGGAGAACTCATACATGGTGTGGAGAAAAGCTCCTTCCCTGAGAGGAATCGTAGGGTTGTGGAAGACTTTGTTTCACGTCTGGAAGTTCTCAGCTATAATGAAACTGCTGCAGCCCACTATGGTGAAATTCGAGCGGATTTGGAACGAAAGGGAACCGTAATCGGCATAAATGATCTCCATATTGCAGGTCATGCAAGGAGCCAAGGATTAATTCTGGTTACCAATAATACCAGAGAATTCAAACGGGTTGAGGGCTTACGGGTTATCGACTGGACGATTTGA